The Cyclopterus lumpus isolate fCycLum1 chromosome 18, fCycLum1.pri, whole genome shotgun sequence nucleotide sequence tattttttgcttgcTTTTGTCCCCAGAAAATTAAAGGAGAAGGCTGCCACAGAAGTGTGTCCCCCGTCAGCCAAGACACTAAAGAATGGcataacatcacacacacttctgGTAATTCTCTactgatctcacacacacacacacacacacatacatgaacctTTTGGGCACACTAATACCATTTGATTATGCCTAAATCTTGGCCATTTTCCACATCTGTCAAGGTTATCATGTTGCAGTTGAAGATAATTTATGCACAACATGCAAATGTAACCTCCCCTCTAGCTTTTTAAAACTCTTCAGTCATCAGCTCCactcactgtctgtctcccctctttctttctgtgtctttgtagaGGATGGATTCTCCGCCGgagtgtgtgttgtctctttctTGTGAGCATCCCCAGTCTCCCCCAACGCTGCCATCCCTGGACCACAGCCCCCAGGCGTCGTCACCTCACACACAACTCTCTCTACCTGACAGCCCCATTGTCCTGCCCATTCACAGCCCCGCACTGTCCCCTCGGAGCCTGGACGCCACGCCttatttccccctctctcccttccccctccacgaggacaataacaacaatcacCACGGTGTTGACGAAGAGGATGACGAGGACGGAGTTCCACCGTCCCCGACCCCGGCAGTGGCCCTGTTCCCGGGAGCAGGGGGACAGGAAACCGGATGCGGCCCTTGTTTGGACTCCTCTCCACCAGCCACACCGTTGGCGCCACTGCTCGGGTTCGGAGCCCTGGAGCTGGCCCTCTCATCCGGGCAGAGTGGCAGCTGCAACGATGAGCTAGACCTACAGCTGTTCCAGAAAGATACTGTTACCAGGGCGATACCTGGAGTGGGAGGGGCTTCACCAGGGCCTGCGCTCAGGTTCCCCTGTCATGTGTGCGGAAAGAGATTCAGATTCCAAAGCATTTTGTCTCTTCATGCCCGAGCTCACAGTCTGGACCGAGACCGCCGAGCTTCAGCCCTATACCGGACTGGACTCCCTTCAGCTCCCCTAAAGCAGCACCTCAAAATCCAACAGAACCACAAAGACTTAGTCCAGAATCACCGAGGTCACCCAAACCAGCGTATACTGCCAGGGACACTTATCCAGCATCTTACAGAAGAAGAGGATGTTAATAGTGAGGTCAAAGGTCTAGATGATAGCCTACAGACAGACAAGAACCCAATCTTCTTGCTGGATGACAGCACACCATTGACCCCTCCACTTACAGAGGATCCTGTATCCGTGACGCCTCCCTATTCTTCTACCATCGGGGAGGGTGTGACTACTCCGATAGCGCCTACGTTTCGCTGCCATGCCTGCAAAGGAAAATTCCGCACGGCTTCGGAGTTGGCGCGCCATGTCCGCATTCTCCACAATCCGTATAAATGCACTCTTTGTCCTTTCTCCGCCAGCCAAGAAGAGAGCCTTGCATCTCACTTGCAGGAGTTCCACCCTTCCCCGGAGGTACCTGCTCTGCCACCAGTGTTCAATTCCAGGCCGGTCATTGCGACCCCTGATACTCCTGTGCCCACCCCGACCCATACCCCAGCCCCGGCCCCAAGTACCCCGCAGGTGACGGCAGCAGCAACAGCGTCTGCGTCCCCACCATTGCCAGCATTTCGCTGTGATATTTGTGGACAGCGGTTTACCCAATCTTGGTTCCTGAAGGGACACATGCGAAAGCACAAGGACTCTTTGGACCACAAGTGCCAGGTGTGCGGCCGTGGCTTCAAAGAGCCTTGGTTCCTCAAAAACCACATGAAAGTACATCTCAACAAGCTTGGCCTGAAAGCCGGGCTGGGAACCCTTGGGGGACCAGGAGGTTCAGAGCAGCAAGGCAAAGGCGCTGCTAGTAATCAGTCTCTCAATGCCCTCTATTCAAGCCTCCTTTTGGCCCAGCAAAGAGGTGGTAGAGGTGGACAAGGAAGATCAGATAGGGAATCAGGTGGCAGAATGGGGATGGGCTCAAGCAAGTCAGCCATCCTGGGCTACCTGGGGTTGCCCAGTGATGGCAGTGGGGCTAGCTGCATGGAGAGACTTCAAGCAGTGGCTCAGGTGGCAGAGATGGGAAATGGTGGTGGTGGCTTTGGCGGCTCAGGAGTAGGGGAcccaggaagaggagggggagcaaCTAGAGGAGGGGGCACAGGTGAAACTACTGCATCAATTCCAGAAGGAGGTGACCAGGCAACTTGGTGGCAGCTGGTTGCTCGCAGCCTGGCAGtagctcagcagcagcagcagcagcagcagcaacagcagcaacagcagcagcaacagcagcagcaacagcaacagcagcagcagcagcagcagcagcagcagaggcccCAACAGCGAGGCCAGCAGCAAAGCCAGCGAGGCCCAGCGAGGAGCTCCGTGATCACAGAGGCCGACCAAGTCAGGGCCTACCTCGGAGGCCTGGATCCAAGAGAAGAGTCCGGCGGAGCAGGAGGGCCGTGGGAATGCCCGGACTGTGGAAAGCTATTCCGCAGCTTGCAGCAGGTGGTGGTCCATGCTCGCGTTCACACTCAGAGGCCCCCGAAAGGAGGTGGCGGCGAAGAGGAAGGGAGCGGCAGCCGTAGAAGGGGGGGCTCCGGAAGAGGAGGCAGCGGCGGTGGTGAAGTGAGACCGGACTCTCAGCTTCACGGTGGCGAATCCCAACAAGCGGGAGAAGTGAGACCGGAATCCAAACTGCACAGTGGTGGATCACAACCAGCAGGGGCAGCTGCCGGGTTTCACTCCGTCATCTCGAGCTTCAAAGGTACAATCACACGCGCCTTTTGCTCTGCCTTGTCTTTTTGGGTTCTTCGTTTTTTGcacgtgtttttattcattttattttcattctgttttctgttgtaaAGACCCAGCTCTCGTAGGGGCCCTTCACACCCGCGGTTATCTTTACATTTCTCTCCACTTGCAGGAGAAAATGGCTTGACAGCAGTCTCCTCCATACCGTCAGTTCCCACCAGGGAGCGAGTGCGTGGTAGAGGGATAAAAGACTGCCCCTACTGTGGTAAAGCCTTCCGCTCTTCACACCATCTCAAAGTGCACCTGAGAGTTCACACAGGTGAGAAACTGCTGTGAGTTTAACAAACCACCTTTACTTTTTTAGCCTTTTATAAATCCCTGGAAAGGTTTTCATTGAGCATCCTCGCTTCAGCAGCGctaccttttttccttttttacacATTCACCCCAGAGAGCTGGCCAGCGCTAATCATAGCCCTCTACTGCAGGCAACCGAGCAGCCCCACTGGAGCAACTCCTGGTTAAGTGCCTTGCTAAAGGGTCTATTAACAGTAGTTTTAGAGGAAAAATCAAGCCACTCCAGGGATTAAATAAGGTTAAATCTTTGTAAAAAGCTCACTTCTCTCACTAGTCAGTAACCTCACcccaataaaagaaagaaatgtatttattaagatttttttttggaaaatagGACTATTCTTTCTATTAGTTGATTTGAACTCCCCAATTTGTGCAAAATTGATATGGTTTGTTTGAGCTATTTTTGCGTGAACATCAAGAACATAAAATATACGCTCACAGATATCTCCATAATAGCAATTTGGGCTTTAATCTTTTTCTGAGATTCACATTCTCTGATCTCGTCTTTGAAGCAAGTGAATCTGTAATTGTTCTTCTTAAATTGACATCAAATACTTTCTTAATAATTCTGactgtggaacagacacacacagggctaTACGACGTACTCGAAACAGGCTTTTTTtccaaataacaaaaatgaaaagaaccttttataatatatttctggTGACTTTATATGAAAATTGGGAACTCTCACAGCACTCACTCACGCTCTTAATTAATTATCCATATTCATAAGCCTTTATCAGCATGAGTCattgccattttctttttttttttattatttgctttcttcGCTTGATGTATTTGATCAAAATTAAGACCCCGTCTTCCAGTTTCTGAGACGCCACCAATCCCCAGGAACTGGGAACTGGAGCACATCCAAGTCTTTCCAGCAAGACGGTGCCCAAAATGCATTCAATGGAATCTATTTAATATTGCCATTATGAATAATTGTCTATAGCTGACAGAACCCATCACATCACAGCTGTATTATTCACGACGGCACACAGCTCTTCTCATCGTGCACTAATGCTTCTCTGTGCCATCGAGTAGTTACCACATGGTCAGTAATTTAAGTGAAGGCATCAAATTGTAATAATACTCTCGATATTATTGCGCTCGGGAGATTATTGCTCCGAGAGACTTCTGTTACATTTGTTCCAGAAACAAAATGTTAATACTCGCGCATGTGCATCTGCAATCGTCAAtagagctgtttttttctttgtgtgttcgtttttgtttttcttcttcatgtgaaTAAGATAATTTATGCTTTTCATACGTAATGCATTTCCTGCTGATGATATGTCTCCACcatgatgcccccccccccccaccctcctcttgATCTCTCCCAGCAGTGTCATTTTTCAATCAGTGATGAAATACTGCCATCTCCCTTTTAGAATGCATAATTACATCTCTGTTTAAAAGGACCGTACCAGTTATTTTGGGTTACTGtgatcatttttaataaatgctCTAGTGTTACAGATTTTCTTTCTGACTTTTCAGACAGCCAATGTCTTATAATCATCACTATGATATGAAAaagtatacattatatacattagcAGGCTTTACAAGCTTGCCCATCACGtgtaaatatttgttatatatttattattaccttATTATTACATTTGGTTTTTACAAAGATGTTTTGCAAAATGGTTTTGCATTAATATAAAGTTAAATAAGCTAAAACATGCAAACTCAGCGGTCTCTTTAAGCCTCGCCTGTAGGTTAGCAGCTACTTAATTAACTAATTAGTTAATACTCAAAACTGTTTCCCCAATCTTGTTTTGTTCCTCTCGTCTTCTTCAGGTGAGAGACCCTACAAATGTCCCCACTGTGACTATGCGGGTACCCAGTCGGGCTCGCTGAAGTACCACCTCCAGCGGCACCACAGGGAGCAACGCAACGCCTTGTCAGCCTCCTCCAATTCCTCCTCCAGTGGTCTCACCTCCACGATCAACAGTCTGACCTCTGCAACCTCCGGACTGGCCAAGCAGCGCCGGTCCCAGCCAAACCACTGCCCTGTCAACCGAGGCCCAACCGACACCCCCGCCTCTCGGCCCAGCCAGCAGTCCTGGCTCCTGGGGCTCCCGGACCAGCGGGACCATCGTAAGACCTTGGCGGCTCTGAGGGATGTCGACTTGGAGACCCAGTACCGATATCTGTCCGGGGTGATGGGGGCCCTTTACCAAGGTGGGATGGAAGGAGGCTGGATCAGGGAGTCTCCCCCACCCAAGGCTCCTAAAGTGTCCCGCCGTAAGCCCCTTACCACCAGCCGGATGGTTCAGCCACCGAATGACAAGGAAGGGCCCGCGCCTTCAACTCACGAGGTGGGTTTTGAACCCCTGGATCTGTCTCGCCGCCCCTCACCTGGCCTCGGaagcatggaggaggatggaggcaTGAGCTtaggggagggaggaggcgttGGCGGTGGGGACGGTGTCGGGGATAGTTCATTAGAGGTCAAACTGAGCCAGTGTTTGTTCTGCCCGTTCCGTACGTCCTCAGCAGAGCTGATGGCCATGCACCTCCAGGTCAACCACACCAGTAAGTCCAGGCGCAAGAGAGCCCCTTCTACCCCCTTGGATGATGAGGGAGCCCCAAGGGCCGCCAAGCCCCGGACGGATCACTCTGATCTCGACTCTCTGACAATATGGAGGCATGTGACCGAGTCCCAGGCACCCCTGGGGGAATGGTCCTCAAAGCAGGCCAAGACCCTGAACGGGCTCTCCGAGGATACACGGGACCATCTGGACGACATCCTCGACCACCCCGACAAGGCTTCAGCGTCCAAGAACGTCAGAGGTGGTCTGGCACTCGAGGGAAAGatggagggggatgaggaggagctggaggaggaattGGAAGAGATCTTGGAGAACAGCAGCCTGGAGGATTCAGAGGACCAGGATCTGAGGATGTCCCTCGCTCTTTCACCAGCCCTGAGCGCCAACCACATGgcgggagaggaagaaagggtcTTCACAGATTAAAATGCTTTGTTCGGGATGACGCCGTTCAAGTCGGGAGGCTCGGGTTCAATGTTTTCAACTGCATTCAACACAGAATTGAAGAAACGGACAAAGGGTTCTTGACTCCAGGGGTTTTGGAAAAGAGCAAGAGAAACATCACAGCTGTTACTTTCCTTCCGACATCATTCGTCTACTTCGGTTTCCGCCGGCGTGGTCATCCGCAAAAATGAACTTCCCGTACAAGAGAGCATCTTTTCAGGATTCTGTAGGccactttgtccttttctttttttttcaagcttcACTCCAAGAGGATTTTAAAGGTGATCTCCTACGTGATGAATGAAAGGAACGCGTATACGACCTCTTGAGGCATCATTCCACGCGCGCTTTCACTAACGGACTGTTATTTCCAGACTCCCATACTGACGAG carries:
- the znf219 gene encoding zinc finger protein 219 isoform X1, whose translation is MDSPPECVLSLSCEHPQSPPTLPSLDHSPQASSPHTQLSLPDSPIVLPIHSPALSPRSLDATPYFPLSPFPLHEDNNNNHHGVDEEDDEDGVPPSPTPAVALFPGAGGQETGCGPCLDSSPPATPLAPLLGFGALELALSSGQSGSCNDELDLQLFQKDTVTRAIPGVGGASPGPALRFPCHVCGKRFRFQSILSLHARAHSLDRDRRASALYRTGLPSAPLKQHLKIQQNHKDLVQNHRGHPNQRILPGTLIQHLTEEEDVNSEVKGLDDSLQTDKNPIFLLDDSTPLTPPLTEDPVSVTPPYSSTIGEGVTTPIAPTFRCHACKGKFRTASELARHVRILHNPYKCTLCPFSASQEESLASHLQEFHPSPEVPALPPVFNSRPVIATPDTPVPTPTHTPAPAPSTPQVTAAATASASPPLPAFRCDICGQRFTQSWFLKGHMRKHKDSLDHKCQVCGRGFKEPWFLKNHMKVHLNKLGLKAGLGTLGGPGGSEQQGKGAASNQSLNALYSSLLLAQQRGGRGGQGRSDRESGGRMGMGSSKSAILGYLGLPSDGSGASCMERLQAVAQVAEMGNGGGGFGGSGVGDPGRGGGATRGGGTGETTASIPEGGDQATWWQLVARSLAVAQQQQQQQQQQQQQQQQQQQQQQQQQQQQQQQQRPQQRGQQQSQRGPARSSVITEADQVRAYLGGLDPREESGGAGGPWECPDCGKLFRSLQQVVVHARVHTQRPPKGGGGEEEGSGSRRRGGSGRGGSGGGEVRPDSQLHGGESQQAGEVRPESKLHSGGSQPAGAAAGFHSVISSFKGENGLTAVSSIPSVPTRERVRGRGIKDCPYCGKAFRSSHHLKVHLRVHTGERPYKCPHCDYAGTQSGSLKYHLQRHHREQRNALSASSNSSSSGLTSTINSLTSATSGLAKQRRSQPNHCPVNRGPTDTPASRPSQQSWLLGLPDQRDHRKTLAALRDVDLETQYRYLSGVMGALYQGGMEGGWIRESPPPKAPKVSRRKPLTTSRMVQPPNDKEGPAPSTHEVGFEPLDLSRRPSPGLGSMEEDGGMSLGEGGGVGGGDGVGDSSLEVKLSQCLFCPFRTSSAELMAMHLQVNHTSKSRRKRAPSTPLDDEGAPRAAKPRTDHSDLDSLTIWRHVTESQAPLGEWSSKQAKTLNGLSEDTRDHLDDILDHPDKASASKNVRGGLALEGKMEGDEEELEEELEEILENSSLEDSEDQDLRMSLALSPALSANHMAGEEERVFTD
- the znf219 gene encoding zinc finger protein 219 isoform X2, with product MDSPPECVLSLSCEHPQSPPTLPSLDHSPQASSPHTQLSLPDSPIVLPIHSPALSPRSLDATPYFPLSPFPLHEDNNNNHHGVDEEDDEDGVPPSPTPAVALFPGAGGQETGCGPCLDSSPPATPLAPLLGFGALELALSSGQSGSCNDELDLQLFQKDTVTRAIPGVGGASPGPALRFPCHVCGKRFRFQSILSLHARAHSLDRDRRASALYRTGLPSAPLKQHLKIQQNHKDLVQNHRGHPNQRILPGTLIQHLTEEEDVNSEVKGLDDSLQTDKNPIFLLDDSTPLTPPLTEDPVSVTPPYSSTIGEGVTTPIAPTFRCHACKGKFRTASELARHVRILHNPYKCTLCPFSASQEESLASHLQEFHPSPEVPALPPVFNSRPVIATPDTPVPTPTHTPAPAPSTPQVTAAATASASPPLPAFRCDICGQRFTQSWFLKGHMRKHKDSLDHKCQVCGRGFKEPWFLKNHMKVHLNKLGLKAGLGTLGGPGGSEQQGKGAASNQSLNALYSSLLLAQQRGGRGGQGRSDRESGGRMGMGSSKSAILGYLGLPSDGSGASCMERLQAVAQVAEMGNGGGGFGGSGVGDPGRGGGATRGGGTGETTASIPEGGDQATWWQLVARSLAVAQQQQQQQQQQQQQQQQQQQQQQQQQQQQQQQQRPQQRGQQQSQRGPARSSVITEADQVRAYLGGLDPREESGGAGGPWECPDCGKLFRSLQQVVVHARVHTQRPPKGGGGEEEGSGSRRRGGSGRGGSGGGEVRPDSQLHGGESQQAGEVRPESKLHSGGSQPAGAAAGFHSVISSFKGERPYKCPHCDYAGTQSGSLKYHLQRHHREQRNALSASSNSSSSGLTSTINSLTSATSGLAKQRRSQPNHCPVNRGPTDTPASRPSQQSWLLGLPDQRDHRKTLAALRDVDLETQYRYLSGVMGALYQGGMEGGWIRESPPPKAPKVSRRKPLTTSRMVQPPNDKEGPAPSTHEVGFEPLDLSRRPSPGLGSMEEDGGMSLGEGGGVGGGDGVGDSSLEVKLSQCLFCPFRTSSAELMAMHLQVNHTSKSRRKRAPSTPLDDEGAPRAAKPRTDHSDLDSLTIWRHVTESQAPLGEWSSKQAKTLNGLSEDTRDHLDDILDHPDKASASKNVRGGLALEGKMEGDEEELEEELEEILENSSLEDSEDQDLRMSLALSPALSANHMAGEEERVFTD